A window of the Bos indicus x Bos taurus breed Angus x Brahman F1 hybrid chromosome X, Bos_hybrid_MaternalHap_v2.0, whole genome shotgun sequence genome harbors these coding sequences:
- the LOC113887671 gene encoding cysteinyl leukotriene receptor 1-like, translated as MDGVGNLTVSSSSSNACNDTIDDFRNQVYSTLYSMISIVGFFGNGFVLYILIKTYHEKSAYQVYMINLAVADLLCVCTLPLRVVYYVHKGIWLFGDFLCRLSTYALYVNLYCSIFFMTAMSFFRCIAIVFPVQNINLVTQKKARFVCVGIWIFVILTSSPFLMSKSYKDAKNNTKCFEPPQDNQAKYYVLVLHYVSLFFGFIIPFIIIIVCYTMIILTLLKKSMKKNLSSRKKAIGMIIVVTAAFLISFMPYHIQRTIHLHFLHNETKPCDSVLRMQKSVVITLLTRRDSNSNFKTQETFI; from the coding sequence ATGGATGGAGTTGGAAATCTGACAGTATCTTCTTCCAGTAGTAATGCATGCAATGACACTATTGATGATTTCCGAAATCAAGTGTATTCCACCTTGTACTCTATGATCTCCATCGTGGGCTTCTTTGGCAATGGCTTTGTGCTCTATATCCTCATAAAAACATATCATGAGAAGTCAGCCTACCAAGTATACATGATTAATTTAGCAGTAGCTGAtctactgtgtgtgtgcacactacCTCTCCGTGTGGTCTATTATGTTCACAAAGGCATTTGGCTCTTTGGTGACTTTTTGTGTCGCCTCAGCACCTATGCCTTGTATGTCAACCTCTATTGTAGCATCTTCTTTATGACAGCCATGAGCTTTTTCCGGTGCATTGCAATTGTTTTCCCAGTCCAAAATATTAATTTGGTTACACAGAAAAAAGCCAGGTTTGTGTGTGTTGGTATTTGGATTTTTGTGATTTTGACTAGTTCTCCATTTTTAATGTCCAAATCTTACAAAGATGCGAAAAATAATACCAAGTGCTTTGAGCCTCCACAGGACAACCAAGCTAAATATTATGTCTTGGTCTTGCATTATGTGTCATTATTTTTTGGATTTATCATTCCTTTCATTATTATAATTGTCTGTTACACGATGATCATTTTGACCTTactaaaaaaatcaatgaagaaaaatCTGTCAAGTCGTAAAAAAGCGATAGGAATGATCATAGTTGTGACAGCTGCCTTTTTGATCAGCTTCATGCCGTATCATATTCAACGTACCATTCACCTTCATTTTTTACACAATGAAACAAAACCCTGTGATTCTGTCCTTAGAATGCAAAAGTCAGTGGTCATAACCTTGTTAACAAGAAGGGATTCAAACTCAAACTTCAAGACCCAAGAAACGTTTATTTAA